From the Candidatus Neomarinimicrobiota bacterium genome, the window AAAGCTTGTGATTTACAACAATATACTATTTGTAATTGACCGATATTAATATATATTATATTTAGGTGGGTTTTTAACGGCGTTACCTTAATTTAATAAAGCTAAAGTAGAATGAGAATAATTCCAAACATTTTCGGGGTCTGAGTAAAGGGAAGGAGTATGGATACAGCTCAAATTGAAAATGCAAAAGCGATCTTAAAACCTTTAATCGAGCAGATGCCCGGTACTCTTTATGGGCTTGAGATGCAGATATATATAGGTGGAGTCGTAAATGATCTGGATGATGATAAAAAGTTGACTCTGAGAAAGCTTATAGATTCTATTGTTCTCAGGATGGTGGATATGGACGCCTCCGATGTTGATATGGGCTCGCTCGGTTGCAGAGGAAAGATCTGGTACCGGGTGCAGGGTTCAAAGAATCCGGATCCCGAGGCGGGCGAGTACACAGAGCTGGAGATGAATTTCCTTCTTTTGAATATCATCATGGAACAGCAGCGTACAATGCTGATGAAAGACAGAAATATGGACTTCTCTTATTCAATCGGCAGCGGAGACGACCATATACGGTTAAGGGGAGATATGTACTTTGATATCGGACATATCGGCTTAAATATGCGTTTAATCGGGTCAACGATACGACCGTTTTCAGGATTCGATTTTCACCCGGAAGTCGCCAAAGCTTTAAGTCTCAAATACGTCAAACAAGGACTTGTCCTAATAACCGGAATTACGGGATCGGGCAAAAGTTCGACTCTTGATTCGATCATTGATGCAAACAATCGCAGCGTAGATGCGCACATGGTGATATTAGGAAGCCCGATAGAACATATTCATGAATCCGTTAGATGCATCATACGGCACAGAGAGGTAGGCGCGGACGTTCTCTCGTTCAAGGAAGGCGCAATTCAAGCGCTGAGGCAGGACCCGGACATTATAGTGATAGGAGAGATGCGTGACCCCGAGACAATTATCACGGGACTTGAGATCACCGATAGTGGTCATAAAGTATTTTCCACCCTTCATACATCTTCCGCGGTTGAAAGCATCGACAGGATAATCGGCGAAGTGCCTTCAGAGGTACAAGGGCGAATACGGGAAAGACTGGCTGACGTTTTGACGGTAGTTATTTCGCAAAAACTTGTAAAAACACTTGATAATAAAAGAGTAATGGCAAAAGAGGTACTTCTCGTGACTCCCTCCATCAGGGCGGCTATAAAAAACAATAACCTGGATGAAATCTACCAGATGCTGCAACAGGGTCAGAAGTTGGGTATGATAACCATGGAGCAGGATCTGAAGAGGCTTTACGAATCGAAAAAAATATCTTACGAGGAAGCTCTCAATAACGCGAATTTAAAAAAACGTTTCAAGGAGATAGTTCAGTTTTCGCCTAACGCCTGATTATGCCCGCCCCTAAAAAAGTATTCAGTATTTACCTGGACGTCAAACGAGAGTTGAAGACCGTCTTTGCTTCAGTTTCAGGAGGTAAAATTAGGGTTGAGGGGTTCGATCATGCTATGATGGTCACCTCATTGAAGCAAGAGGTGGAGGAATTTGAGGATCTCCCCGAAGGTGAACCGGGAATTGAAGCAGCTGAAGAGGTGTTTGGAATAGCTGATGAAGCTGTAGAGATTTCCGATGAAACGCTCTTTGAAGAGGGAGAAGACACCGGCGAAGTTGAAGCTATGGAAGATATTGACGAAACAGAGGATCAGGGCGAGCTTACAAATGAAGATGTCTTACTCTCTCTGGTTCAGAGAGTAGACGCAAAAAAATTCAATTATGCGATCAACATACCCGCTTCGCTTCTCTCGGTATTTCACCTGAGGGAGAACTACAAAGAATTAAAACCAAAGGTTCAGAAAACAGAAATACGATCGGTAGTACGAGAAAGGCTCGCTAAAGACATTCCGAATGATCATATAGCATACATAATGGATGATAAGGAAGGTGCGATCTCATTTTCCTATGAAGGGAATATCCCCCTTCTCACAGCAATAGATGGAATTACCCCACACCTTGATGCGAGACCAAAATATAGCCTGGCGGTTCCCGATGAAATATCGCTTCAGAATATAATCAGGTTAAACGAAGAACCCGGAGAAGATGATTATATAGCTATTATAGACATGGAGGAGACAACTACAAGGATTATCATATCGAAAGGGGGAGACATAGTTCACATCCCGCCTCCCGTACAGGGAGGTACCGAAACACCTGAGGTGATGAATACTATCTACAGCAAAATCCTCTACGAACAGGATATGGGTAACATGCCCGATTTCCAAAAGATCATCCTCACAGGCGAGGCCAGGGACGTTAACGCAAGAGAATTCTTAAACGAAAAATTCGGCGAAGTCGACGTCGAATATCTGACCATCAAAACGGACAAAATAGAATTGCCCGATGAATTAGTGGAAGATTTACCGGAATACGCCGTTCCGCTCGGGATGGCATTAACCGCACTGCTGCCTAAAAATGAGCGCATTCTTCCCGTCAATATGCTCCCGGATTATGTTGTAACCCGGCAGCGGACATTAAAAATCGAATGGCACGGAATGATAGTTCTTTTACTGATATTTACGACACCATTCTACATCAACTGGCAATATCAGAAAAAATCCGCATTGAAATTAGAACGGACACAGCGTATCAATCATCTGAATACTTCAATAATCGATCTTGAATGGGCAGAACCGTTAGTGGACAACCTTGCCAAAAGGATGACGTTAGCGGATGAAAACATGGCCCTGATAGACTCGCTCGCAAAGGGAACGCTTAGGTTTTCGGTTACTTTAAATAAAATTAACAAAGCAATACTCAAAGTAAATAACCTCTGGCTGACCGATTTAACATCAAGGGGGGAGGCGATAAATATTTCCGGGTTCAGCCTCTATAGAAACAGGATACACAGATTAGCGGATGAATTTGTAGGCGCTAATATCCAAAGCGTAACCCCGGCAAGAATCCGTAATAAACCTGTTTACCGCTTCCAAATGATTCTTGATAAAATTGTGGATGACGAAGCCCTCTTTGATCCGGTCGTTATTATACCTGAGCTTGAACCCGAGCCGGAACCCGAGCCGGAAATTCCCGTTGTGGAAGAGGTATTGATAGTGGAGGAACCTGTGGTCGTCGTTCCCGAGGAAACTTTAGCGGTAGAGGTAGCTCCGGAAGATACGATGGTCATGCCCTTGTATGAGGCAATGGATTTACCTCCGGGCGCGATATTGCCTGATACTCTCTATGGACAACTTTTTACGGTAGAAACGCCTCCCGACTACTACGAGGAAATGGACTCACTCTTTGCCGAAGAACAGCTGTACGATACGGTGATAGTCTCGCAGGAAGATACTCTTCCGGAAGAGACGTCATTATCAGCTGATACATCGAATCTGTTCGATTTCGACAGGATGATCTATGTTGATAAACAAAACTTACCTCTTCTTTACAGCGAAGCGTACGGGCACTACATTAACTCGGAATATTATGCGGCTATGGAAATATTTATTGCCATAGCGGACGTGCGGTTGAAAGATTCGCTGACCGATAATGCTCAGTACTGGGTAGGGGAGTGCCTGCTTGCTCTTGATATGCCGGACCAGGCAATCATAGCTCTTGAGCGACTATTCGAACTTTACCCGGAATCAAACAAGATAGAGCCGGGTCAGCTGCTTTTGGGAAAAGCCTATGCGGAAGTTGGAAGATTAACGGATGCTTTGCAAGTTCTGAATCTTATGCTTGAAACTAACCCTGAAGGTGAATTTGCTCCAAAAGCAAGGTATCTATTGAAAACTCTTAGCAAACAGGGATAAGATTATGTCATTTGCCGTCAGAAATACAATCGCGTTAGCCTTAATCCTGTTGACATTAGGCGGCGCCGGGTGGGGCTGGCTCCATTTGACTTATGG encodes:
- the tadA gene encoding Flp pilus assembly complex ATPase component TadA; the protein is MDTAQIENAKAILKPLIEQMPGTLYGLEMQIYIGGVVNDLDDDKKLTLRKLIDSIVLRMVDMDASDVDMGSLGCRGKIWYRVQGSKNPDPEAGEYTELEMNFLLLNIIMEQQRTMLMKDRNMDFSYSIGSGDDHIRLRGDMYFDIGHIGLNMRLIGSTIRPFSGFDFHPEVAKALSLKYVKQGLVLITGITGSGKSSTLDSIIDANNRSVDAHMVILGSPIEHIHESVRCIIRHREVGADVLSFKEGAIQALRQDPDIIVIGEMRDPETIITGLEITDSGHKVFSTLHTSSAVESIDRIIGEVPSEVQGRIRERLADVLTVVISQKLVKTLDNKRVMAKEVLLVTPSIRAAIKNNNLDEIYQMLQQGQKLGMITMEQDLKRLYESKKISYEEALNNANLKKRFKEIVQFSPNA
- a CDS encoding tetratricopeptide repeat protein; this encodes MPAPKKVFSIYLDVKRELKTVFASVSGGKIRVEGFDHAMMVTSLKQEVEEFEDLPEGEPGIEAAEEVFGIADEAVEISDETLFEEGEDTGEVEAMEDIDETEDQGELTNEDVLLSLVQRVDAKKFNYAINIPASLLSVFHLRENYKELKPKVQKTEIRSVVRERLAKDIPNDHIAYIMDDKEGAISFSYEGNIPLLTAIDGITPHLDARPKYSLAVPDEISLQNIIRLNEEPGEDDYIAIIDMEETTTRIIISKGGDIVHIPPPVQGGTETPEVMNTIYSKILYEQDMGNMPDFQKIILTGEARDVNAREFLNEKFGEVDVEYLTIKTDKIELPDELVEDLPEYAVPLGMALTALLPKNERILPVNMLPDYVVTRQRTLKIEWHGMIVLLLIFTTPFYINWQYQKKSALKLERTQRINHLNTSIIDLEWAEPLVDNLAKRMTLADENMALIDSLAKGTLRFSVTLNKINKAILKVNNLWLTDLTSRGEAINISGFSLYRNRIHRLADEFVGANIQSVTPARIRNKPVYRFQMILDKIVDDEALFDPVVIIPELEPEPEPEPEIPVVEEVLIVEEPVVVVPEETLAVEVAPEDTMVMPLYEAMDLPPGAILPDTLYGQLFTVETPPDYYEEMDSLFAEEQLYDTVIVSQEDTLPEETSLSADTSNLFDFDRMIYVDKQNLPLLYSEAYGHYINSEYYAAMEIFIAIADVRLKDSLTDNAQYWVGECLLALDMPDQAIIALERLFELYPESNKIEPGQLLLGKAYAEVGRLTDALQVLNLMLETNPEGEFAPKARYLLKTLSKQG